The following DNA comes from Flavobacterium sp. N3904.
AATCAAATTGTCATTCAGGAAAACATTGTTAACAATAATGGAATTAATTTAGAGAATAACCATATTATTACATCAAAATTTAGTTTTAACGATGGGTATCAATTTAACGAAATAGGTATTACTAATTTAGAGCAGGTAAGTAATCCTGATTTCTATCGAAAAGTTAAAAATGTCCTTAGAACACAAGCATTAATTTTAGAAGGAAAATACAATGACACACTTTCGAGAATTTATTTGAAAGCAGGAACCCGAATTAATTATATTCAAAAGTTTGAAAAATATATTGTAGAACCCAGAATACAATTTAGTTATGGTGTCACTAAAAATCTAAATTTAGAACTGCTAGGCGAGCTAAAAAGTCAAAATTCCCAACAAATCATTGATTTGCAAAAAGATTATTTTGGCATTGAAAAAAGACGTTGGGTTCTCTCAAACAACACAACAATCCCTATTCAAAGAAGCAAACAAATTTCATTAAATATATTCTATAAAAAGAATAATTGGCTGTTGGATATAGAAAATTTTTATAAAAAAGTAGCAGGAATTACAACTTCCAGCCAAGGTTTTCAGAATCAGTTAGAATTTATTCGAACAAATGGCGATTATCAAGTTTTGGGAACAGAGATACTAGTTCAGAAAAAAATAAATCACTTTCTGACTTGGTTGAGTTATACCTATAATAAAAATAATTATTATTTCTACAATTATGAATATCCAAGATTCCCAAATAATTTTGAGTTAATTCATACTTTATCCTGTGCCGCAATTTATGAGAAAAACGATTTCAAAATAGCTTTAGGAACAAAATTATCTTCAGGAAGGCCTACAACCTCACCCCACAGTTCTCAAATTGATCCTTCAAATCCTGTTCTGATTTATAACAAGCCGAATAACACCAATTTAAATATATTTTCACAAGTCAATTTTTCTTCCACTTACCAATGGGAAACTACAAATAGAACCCAATATAAGTTGGGGCTATCTGTATTAAATATCCTAAATAGAAAAAATGAAATCAATGAATATTACAGAATAAGTTCTTTAACAAATTCTATAGAGGAAGTTGAAACATTCGCACTGCAAAGAACTTTAAACATGAGCTTTAGAGTTTCATTTTAATTCTATTTCTACAAGGTTTCAAAAAAATTATTACTCTTTTTTTAATTTTTTTCATAAAATAACAATTCTTTGGTAGGGTAATCTGCATCAAAGCTGTTTTACTATTGAATCCTATTAAAAGGATAAAATGATTCCTTATTAACCCAATAAATTAATTGACTATGAAAAAATTTAAAGCAGCCTGTTCAGTGTTAGTTATAGCTTTTGCAATGATGTCATGTAGCGGAGGTAGTGATGATCCAGTGACTCCTCCAGTGACACCCCCAACAGATGGAGGTGGTGGCTCAACAGTAACCAATCCAACTTATACGGCAAATATTAAAGCAATTATTGATGGAAATTGTATATCCTGCCATGGTCCAGGAGGAGAACAAAGCGATCATCCACTTCTAACGTATGCACAAGTAAGTGCCAGATCTTCGGATATAAAAGAAAGAATAGCAAAACCGGCCGGAGACCCTATGGTGATGCCTAAAGGCGGAAAATTGTCACAAGCTAATATTGATTTGATTAATAAATGGATTACCAACGGTATGCCTAATTAGAGCCACGTATCAAAAAAGGAAAAAAGAAATGAGTAAAAAAGCCAAATTAATTATTTTAATACCTATCATAATTGGGTTGTTTGGCTTTTTCGCCTATAATTATGTCATGTATGGCGGTGCCCGAAATTTGACAACCGAAGAAACCATTTTTGCAGTTACTTCTTCATCCATTAGCTCAGAATTTATCACAAACATTGAAAAAGCAAATGAAAAATACCTTGAAAAAGCAATAACGATAAAAGGAAAAATCACTGCATCTAATACAAACAATGTTATCCTGGACGGGGTTATTATTTGCAGTTGTAACAATCAGGAATTACCAATTAAAACAGAAGAAATAGTAACCGTAAAAGGGAGGGTCGTTGGTTATGATGATTTGATGGGGGAATTAAAATTGGATCAATGTTTTGTAATCAAAAATTAAATTAAATGAATGTAAAATTAATATTTTTCTTATTATTTGGACTTTTGGTTGCAAGCCACGCCTCTGCTCAGGATGATTTGTTAAAGGAATTGGATACCGTAAAATCCAAAGAAAAACAAGTTGCAGTTGCAGCTTTCAAAGGGCTTCAGATTTGCAATATGCAATCGACAAAGTTAGCTGGTAAAGGTGAATGGTATGTGCTGATTTCACACCGCTTTGGCGATTTGACTGAAGGTTTAGACAATTTTTTTGGACTGGATGATGCTTATACAAAATTAGGTGCAATTTATGGGGTTACGAATTGGCTGTCCATCGGACTGTCAAGACAAACCAATAATAAAATTTACGAATTAACGGCTAAATATAGATTTAAAAGCCAAGAAATAGATGGGTTTCCAGTCACGATTGTGGGCTACAATACTATGGATATTAATTCCAATTTAAGCACGGATATCTACCCGGGATTAAAACCCTATAATCGTCTGGCTTATAGCACCCAATTATTAATTTCAAGAAAATTTACTGATAAGTTCTCTGCCGAATTAACACCAATTTATATTCATAAAAACCTATATGATCAAACTACCGAAAAGGAGAATCAATTTACATTAGGAATGGGAGGAAGATATAAATTGACGAAAAGATTAAGTGTGAATTTTGAATATGCGCCTCGAATAGATGCTCCTGAAAATATTGTTTACCATGATTTGCTTTCGCTGGGTTTGGATATTGATACAGGAGGGCATATTTTTCAGTTGGTATTCTCCAATTGTCAGACAATGAATGATGTTTATGTGTTTACTGATGCTACTGGAAAATGGAATGGGGGGAGTCTGTATTTTGGATTTAACTTGTATAGAGTTTTTTAAAATTAATAAAATATACAGATGAAAAAAAAGCAACTATTCTTGATATTATTATGCGGTGCATTCGTTGTTTCCTGCGAGTCAAACACTTATGATGAGATAAGCAAACAAACTGAAAATCCTACTTACGAAGCGGATGTAGAGCATATTATGCATCATAATTGCCTTAGTTGCCATTATGGAACGAATCAATATCCTAATCTGGAAACCTATGATGGCGTGAAAAATGCTTGCATTAATGTTAATTTAGTTTGTAGAATCGAATCGGAAAAATGTGGGGAAAGAATGCCGCAAGGAGGAAAATTGCCACAATCGGATATTGATTTGATAAAACTCTGGGTGGCTAACGGATTTGTGGAAAAATAAACTAAAATGATAAAAAAAACAGCATTCTTGATAATGTGTTTTTTTGTGGGAAACATAATTTTCTCCCAAAAAATGATGACACGAACCGGGCAAATAAAATTTGAGGCCTCTGAACCTTCCTTTGAGCCTGTTGCAGCCGAAAGTAATTCGGTTTCTGCAGTTCTAGATGGATCGAATGGTGAATTTGCTGTATTGGCTTTAATAAAGACTTTCAAGTTTAAAGTTCCTTTGATGGAAGAACATTTTAATGAAAATTATTTGGAGTCTTCCAAATATCCAAAAGCAACTTTTAAAGGTAAAATTATAAATTTTGATGCCTCAAAATTGACTACTTCCGAAAAATACGATTTAGAAGGCGATTTGACCATACATGGTGTAACCAAAAAGATTAAAACAAAAATCACATTAGTTTCAAAAGATGGAAAATTATATGTGACCAATAGTTTTAACGTAAAAGCTCATGATTTTGATATAAAAATACCCAGTATTGTGAAGAGTAAAGTATCGGACGATGTAAATGTTGTCTTTGATTTTATTCTTGATAAAAAGTAATCTTTTCAAAATCATATTATTCAAATCATAAGGCAAGCATATTTTTTTAAGTGACAATTGCATAATTGGAATGACATTTTAAAAAACATGCCCAACCAGCAATTTGTAATACACATATTTAAATAATAGCAAAATTTAACAATTGACTTTTCAACCTTTATATAACCTTAAAAATATTTAATTATGAAATCTGTATTTAATTTTTCAGTAATCTTATTATTGCTTTTTATTGGAGTTTCTTGCTCCAATAGTGATGACAATCCTACCCCTACACCAACTCCGATAATTGTTACCTTCAACGCTACTTTGGATGGTGCAAGTGAAGTCCCGGCAAATGCTTCAACTGCAACAGGAACCGCAACATTGAGTTATAATAAAACTACAAAAATCTTCACACTCAATCTAACCTATTCCGGATTAACACCAACCATGGGTCATATCCACGTTGGAGCGGTAGGTGTTAGCGGCTCTGTTGTATTTCCTTTTTCCAACTTGATGTCACCTTTTAGTTATACAAGTGCTGCCTTGACTACTGCACAAGAGGCTGATCTTTTGGCTAATAATTACTATGTAAACTTACATACTGCTACTTTTCCTGGAGGGGAAATCAGAGGCCAACTAACTACCTCAAATCCTGGTGGAACTGGCGGAGGCACTTACTAACACTTCTTCACCGTATAAAAAGCAAAGCCTTACTAATTTAATAGAAAGGCTTTGTTTTTTTTAAGACAACTAGTGAGCTAATTTTCGGATTGAAAAATAGCAACCCAAACCATTGGAAAGTATACTATCACAAAAAAATAAAATGCTATAAATTATATTATAGCATTTTATTTTTTTTATACATCAGTTGCCTAAAATCAGATTAGTAAATACAAGTTGTTAGAATACTATTTTTATTTTCGCAATTCAATGGCATAACGGTTAACATCGGCGCTCCCAAAATAAATAGTATTGTTAGCCACCTCATTTTTTCAATTCCATTACCCACATTCTCATCGCAGGAATCGCAGTTTTCTTCGAAGTATCAAACCCTTCCTCGGTTATAACATTTTTTGCTGATGCAAAACCGGCAGTTCTTTCGTTATACTTTTTAAAATCAATTTCTTTTTCAGAATTGCTTGTATTCATAACACACATTATGGTTTGATTTTCATCGTATCTGAAATAAACATACAAACCATCTACAGGAACATAGTGCATCATTTTTCCCGTCTTAAGCGCCGAAGCATTTTTCCTGAAATTGCCGAGTTTACGTACTAAGTCCTGCGTTGATTTTTCATCGTCGGTCATTCCTTTTCCTGTAAAGGCATTTTTGGAATCTTCTTTCCAACCACCAGGGAAGTCAGAACGCACCAGTCCATCGGGATTTTTAAATCCTTTCATCAATACTTCAGATCCATAATACAATTGTGGAATTCCTCTACAAGTTAACAACCACTGAAAACCCATTTTCTGCTTTTCGACATTCTCTCCTACTACGGAGAAAAAACGTGGTTCATCATGATTATCCAATAAGAGCACTTTCTGCATTGGATTCTTACTCAAATAATCACTGCTCAATGTATAGTACAATCTGTTCACGCCTTCTTTCCAACCAAAAGGCTCAGTCAAAGCAGGTATAATTCCGTAATACAAACTCTGGAAATCTACTACAGATGGTAAGTTGCTTTTGAAACTAACATCCATATTATTTTGCTCAAAATACGCCTGATTGGCCACACCATGAACCATGATTTCTCCAAATATACTTATCTTAGGAAACTCATCCATTATGGCTTTATTACAGCGATTCGCAAAATCCAAATCATTATAAGTATAAGTGTCAAGGCGAACTCCATCAATACCAAATTTTTCAATATGCCAAATACAATTTTGAATAATAAAATTGGCCATAAATGGATTACCTTGATTGATATCGGGCATTATCTTGTCAAACCAACCATCACTCATTCTTTTTTTATCTGATTTTGCACCATACGGATCAAACAGAGGGATTTCTCTATAATTGGTTTGAGTATAAGTTGGCCAACGATGTACCCAATCATTGGCAGGCGGATCCAGTTCTAAAAAATGGAAAGAGCCAATATGATTGTAAACCGCATCAAAAATAAGCTTCATGCCTCTTTTATGTAATTGATCACTCAACTTCTCATACAAAGCATCGTCACCATATCTTTTATCAATTTTATAATGATTCGTGATGGCATATCCGTGTTCAGTTCTTTTCTCCATATCATTTTCCATAATTGGAGTAAACCATAATGTGGTAACGCCAAGCCCTTGAACATAATCCAGATTATTCAATACTCCCTGTAAATCGCCTCCATGACGATCAAACATTTCGTTTCGGTTAAGGGACTGATCTCTCATTCCTTTTACCTTGTCATTTGTTACATCGCCATTACTGAAACGATCCACCATAATTAGATCTATAAAATCACTAGAAGTAACCCCTTGGGCATATTCTGTTCCATTGCCTGATCTTCGATTATAAAGTGGCCATTTTATTTTTTGCTTTCCAACTTTTTGATTCAATTCAATAGTTACATCTCCAGCGACTGTCTCGGGTGCAATAACAATATCTACGGCAATATATTTTTGGTTTGGAAATGAATGCGTTTTGACTACAGTTATTCCTGGATAGTTTATACTTACTTTATCCGAAGCAAACGAATCATCAGTACTTCGAATCAGTAATTGGATAGAATTAGTCTTCATGCCTGTCCACCAATTTGTGGGATAGACCTCAATATTTTTGGCATTTGCTACCAAAGAAAAACCAAATAATAGCATTAAAATTAAAGCTGATTTCTTCATAATTATTGTTTAAGGTTTAAATAGTTTGCGAAAGATATTTTACTTTTCATTTATCTTAAAGTGTCTTATTTAAACAACCTGATTTGTGTTGCAAACAACATTTTAAAGTCTCATGTCATTTAAATACAAAAAAATGTTTTCTGCAACAGATCAATTTTAATTCTAAAACAAAACACTTAGCTTTACATTTCAGAAAACAAATTCGGTAATGAATGATTCAGTTATGTATTCCGGGAGTACATCCCAAAAAATAAAAATGTATACTATCTATTGGTTGGGATACATCTTGTTGTTCAGTTTAATTCAAGGTTTGCCTACAGCCGATTTTTGGAGAGCCTTATCCAATGAATGCTATAGTGTACTTCCTAAAATATTGTTTGTTTTACTTATTGTCGAAGTAGCCATGCCGCTTTTATTCTTCAAAAAAAAGAGAGCCCTTTTCATTTTAATTTATGTGCTTTCAATACTTTTCTTTGCTTTTATTCAGCGGTTAATTGATAATTACATTATAATAGCTTTTAATTTAACCGAATGGAAAATCGAACCATTATTTTCAGCTCCCGCATATTTGTATAATGTGATTAAACTACAGTTTGTTATTACTATCCCTTTGGCAATAAAATTAGTATATTATCTTGCTGAAGAGAAAAACAGGGTTCAAGCAATCCTGTCCGAGAAGCTGGAAGCTGAATTATTTTCATTGCGAAATCAGTTTCATCCTCATTTTTTATTTAATGTTCTCAATAGCTTGTACTCCAAAATCTTGAGTAAATCAGATGATTCTGCTGACATTGTACTTCAAATTTCAGATTTTCTTAGATATTCTGTTTATGATGTGAATTCCAGACACATTCCTTTGGAAAAAGAAATTGAATATCTAAAAAACTACATTTCGTTGCAACAATTGCGATTTGATAACCGACTTGAACTGAGTTTTAGTACCAATGGAATTTGTAAAAATCAATTTATCGAACCATTTTTAATCCTTCCATTTATTGAAAATAGTTTCAAATATTGCTTAGACGATGTCAATTCCCAAGCATGGATTACCATTTCTATTTCAGCTTCAGAAGATTGGTTGACAATTAAAATTGAGAATAGCTTACCGCCAGACTTTTCGAAAAACAGAAATATCGAAAATCAATACAGCGGAGTCGGGATCGCTAATGTGAAAAGAAGATTGGAATTGCTTTATCCAAATCAGCATAATTTGATCATCAAAAATGAAGAAGATTCGTTTTTTGTTTCTTTAAAAATAAAAATAAATGACACCCACTAGAATCAATTGTATCATTATAGAAGATGAACTTCCAGCATCCATATTACTTGAAATGCATATAGCCAAATTTGATTTTTTGGATTTGAAAGGAAAGTTCATGAGTACAAACAATGCTGTGAATCTTTTGAAGACCCAAAAAATAGATTTGCTTTTTTTGGATATAAATTTACCTGGAAAATCGGGTATAGAATTTGCAAAATCATTGCCAAATGATATTGGAATCATTTTCACAACCGCCAATCCACAATATGCTGTAGAAGGATTTGAATTGGAAGCGATTGATTATTTATTAAAACCCATTTCATTCGATCGTTTCTCGAAAGCTATACAGAAATATTGCAAAATTCAGAAAACAAATCAGGAATTCGAGCAACTTTCTAAAGCAGAAACGGAACGTCCCTTTGTATTTGTAAAATGCGAAAGAAAAAAACTTAAATTATATCTCGACGAAATTGATTATTTTGAATCGCAAGGCAATTATCTCTTAATTCATACTGAAAAAGATTGCTTTAAAACACATCAATCCATTACGGAAATGATTGAGAAATTACCCGAAGGCTTTTTTTGCAGAATCCATCGTTCTTTTCTCATTACACTGAAAAAAGTTTCTCAATTCAACAGTCGTTCAGTAACTATTAAAAATAAGGTTTTACCCATCGGACGATTATACGCTTCAAAAACGAATGTTTTATTGCAATCTATTTTGATAAATCATTGCTGATTTTTGAGATTTAAAAACATATGAGTGAAAAGTACGTTTGATAGCGACTGAACTTTAATTATTATTTGCGCATTTCGTCAAAAAATGGAGTTGTTTTTTCCTCTACGCATTTAGCCGCGTATAAATACATAGCCGCACTCCAAGTTTGCCAATTTTGACCTTTGGGTTCACCGTCCTGCGCTTTTATCCATTCATTAAAACCAAATTCCATATTTGCTTCATTTATATAATTGGAGGATTTTTCGTTATTGTTGGCCGCTGATTCAGTCAATAGATTCGTTTTTTTCAAACATTCCGTTAATATTATTAATTTCTGTTCTGCCAATGCAAATCTTTTTGCCGCCACTAATGCTGCAACATAAAAACCACATATAAATGGCCAAATACCACCATTATGATAATCACCCGGATTATTAAATTCAGAATATCTATCGTGCCAATCAGGATCATTTGGATTGGTATAAGGAAAAAAATTTGGAGGCAAATCAACTGCCAATAATCCTTTATTTTTCATTTCTTCACATTCGGTCTCTATCCAAGAAATCATTTCATCAGCTCTTTTTGGCGAGGCAATTCCCGATAAAATAGCAATACAATTCCCTAACAAATCAAAACGTTCACTACTATACACTTTATAGGCCCAAAAAGCATAATACGGTTTGTGTTTCAATACCAAACCTTCATGTACATGATGATGAATCACACCTCCCGTAATGGTAAAACGTTTCATTTCATGGTATAGATTATCTGCCCTTTTAGATTGATTTAAAATTTTTAAAAAACTATAGGTCAAAGTATTCACAAACAATCCGTATCCGAGTACCCATTGCTCGTCTCGCCAGTCGCTAGTGGGTTGTTGGGCTACTAAATACATATCGGATGGACTTTGATATTCCATCCAAACTAATGCTTTTTGAACAGCTTCTTTTAAAAAATCAGGTTCGTTAATTATTTGTCTGTATATACCCACTCCCAATAAAAACAAGGGTGTTGTATCACTCGCTCCCCTGTCATCAGAATCATGAACCAGAGAGGGAATATGTCCTCTTTCAGATTGGTTTATTGCCAAAGTTTCCAAAACCTTCCGAATGCTATTTACTAACAGTTCATTTCCAGAAACGACAATTCCGAGAATCGAAATCAACAAATCTCTGGTGTAGGGCTCTGGATACCCCCAGCCCGCAGTTCGAGGTAGCCCATGAAATGGACCATGCATGTTGTGCAAAAGCACTTCAAGAGCTGCTTTTTTGGCTGTATTTATTGCTGAAGTATGTTGAGAATTTATCATCACAATTTATTTTAGACCTAATTTATCATTCATTATAGCTATAAATTTTTTGGCAACAATTCTATAATCAAAGTTTTCGACTACTCTTTTCCTGCCTTCTTTTCCCATTTTTTTCCTTAATTCGGCATCATTCATCAAGGTTAATAATCCACTGGCAATATCTTGAACATTGGCGCGATAATCAACGGTTCGAGGCTCATTAAATATAACTTTATAATTGTTTTCAAATCCTGATTCATCACCAAGAATAACTTCATTCACCACAATTTTTTTGGCAACATTGGCTAAAAATGCGGTTTTGCCATCAATCAAAGTGTCTAACATTCCCATAGCTTTAATACCAATGACCGGTTTTTCACATGCTCCTGCTTCTACTTGTGGCATTCCAAATCCTTCTAATCGAGAGGGAGCCGCATAAATATCGCAGGCACCAATGAGGTAAGGCATGAAATTTCGAGAAATAGTGTTGGTTGTATAGGTAATGTTTTTTTCTATACCCAAATTGGATGCGATCTGTAGATCTTCAAGATTTTGGGACTTTGTTCTTTGTTGAGGCCAAACTTTACAAACATATTTCCAATCAGGTGCTTTAGTGTCAATAATAGATAAGGCTTGCATAACTTCCTGAGCCCCTTTGGATGCGGCATCTCCACCAACCGTTAAAATCATTAATTGATCTGGAGAAATACCCAAAGATTCACGAACGTCCAGAATTTTGGGATCGTTTTTATCGTAAGCTTTAAAAGAATCGGTATCGCAACCCACAGGCAAAACTTCAATTTTATCTCCATTGATACCGTCCCTAACATACATTTCTTTTACCCAATGCGATGTGACCAATATTAATGGAAGTTCATTTAAAACTTCCTGATAATTAGCAATATAACCATCAGCAACCAACCATGGAACTGGCTGAATTCCATATCGTTGTGGATGTAAAATCAACTGTGGCGTGTGACCCCAGTAACCAATACCTACCACTACATCGGGTTCAAACCAGCGATAATACCATTCTTTTTCTTGTGCTGAATCAAAGTGAACTGCATGGGCGTCAACACCCAATTCTAACAAACCTTTGTATAAAAGATCTCCTTGAGTTGCAAGCCCACCTGGCGACGGCGGATAATCATAAAGCACTAATACTTTCATCTAAATTAATTTTATTAAATTATTTATTCAAAAATTGAATCGCATCATCTGAGTTATTGAAAATCCAAAATGCCTCAACTTTTGGTGTTGTTTTTGCTTCCCAACTGTTTTCCTCGAAGCCGTATGTCTCGGTTATTAGCTTATATTTTTTAATCCATATCTCGTTTTTGAGCGTTTCAAAGTAAGAGGCCTTTTCAATTGCTCTTGGAAAATATTTTTTTTCCCCATCTTCATAGGCAAAAGCCCAAAGTGCATCAGCATAAATTTTGCCTTCACTCCAAAGCATAATAACAGCTCTACTCACTTCCTCGTGACGTAAATGTTTTGTGTATTCCCCTTTCGGACTATGTGTTATTATTAAATCAAAATGTTTTTGGGGCAATAAATCCAATAGGTGTTGTTCGACTTCAATTGTCTCCAAAGATCTTTGTTCAGGACCATCATCAAGATTTCCCATTATTCCTTGTGCATTAAGAATTTTTAAAACCTTGCAAAATTTAGAGGAGCGGTCTTCATCATTTTTTCTACAAAGACAAATAATAAAATAGTTCCAATAAGGATTACTCAAGATTGTTCCTCCTGCCCAAAGGATTTCATCATCAGGATGTGCAACTATTATGAGTACTGATCTATTTAATTTAGCATCCATTTTTTCAAAATTATTTTTTAACTACCTGATTAATGTTAGTGATTACTATTGTTTAATCTTTGTCTGTTGTTAATAATTTTAACTTCATTAAAAGCACTAGAAATGTAATGATTTTTTTTATTTTTTTGTATCAATTTAATCAATAAAATTTTCATAAATAACTGATTTTCAATCTACATATCCTTTTGTGTAAAAACAAGAAAGCAAAAGAAATGAATGAACCATCCTAAATTTAAATTCGACTTTACAATTTGTTTTCACAATATTCTATTATGAATAAAGTACCTAAAATCAAAAACCAATAAATCTGCAAAAAGCCTGTACTACTAATACTTCAAAGAACGAATCGTACCATTTTCAAAACGACTTTCTATCATTTCTTCAAAAACATAATAGATATATCGGGAAAAGTCGATATATTTGCCTTATGAATTATGTAGAACTATTTAAGGCATTATCTAACAAGTCCAGATTACAAATGCTGGAATGGTTAAAAGAGCCTGAACTAAATTTCCCAGAACAGTTAGTTGCTGGTTTTGAGCATGGTGTTTGCGTAGGACAAATTCAGGCCAAAGCGGGACTAACCCAATCCACTGTTTCAGAATATTTGTCAATTCTTCAGCGTGCCGGATTCATAGAATCTAAGCGTGTTGGACAATGGACCTATTACAAACGCAACGAAAAAGCATTTACTGCATTGAGCGAATTAATTGAATCTAATTTATAAAATAGTATGAACACAAATAGTTTATTTACGCCCTTCAACTTGAAGACGCTAAATCTTAAAAATAGAATAGTAATGGCGCCAATGACGCGTTCATTTTCTCCAAATGGAGTACCTACAGATAAAGTGGCTGCTTATTATCAAAAAAGAGCCGAAGGCAAAGTTGGATTAATATTATCGGAAGGGACTGTTATTAATAGACCTTCGTCATCAAATGATGCCAATGTTCCTCACTTTTATGGAGACCAATCATTAGCTGGATGGAAAAAAGTAATTGATGGCGTTCATGCTGTCGGCGGCCAGATGGGACCACAAATATGGCATATGGGAATTATGGACAATCACCATTCGGGTTGGGTCCCTCCTGTTCCTTTTGAAGGTCCATCAGGATTAAACAGACCTGGTTTTAGTAATGGCAATACAATGACCATAAAAGACATTGAAGACACCATAGTAGCTTTTGGACAAGCTGCCGCTGATGCCAAGAGATTAGGATTTGATTGTATCGAAATCCATGGCGCCCACGATTATCTAATAGACCAATTTTTCTGGGACGCAACAAATCAGCGTACCGATGTTTATGGCGGAAAAAGTCTAGCGGAACGTACTCGTTTTGCGGTTGAAGTCATCAAAGAAATCAGAAAACAAGTAGGTGAAGATTTTGCCGTTATTATGCGAATTTCTCAATTCAAACCCGCTGATTATAATTTCAAACTAGCGAAAACCCCTCAAGAAATGGAAGCTTGGCTTACCCCATTAATAGATGCTGGCGTAGATATTTTACATTGTTCACAGCGTCGTTTTTGGGAACCTGAATTTGAAGAGAATGACCTTAACTTTGCAGGATGGGCAAAAAA
Coding sequences within:
- a CDS encoding glycoside hydrolase 100 family protein, coding for MINSQHTSAINTAKKAALEVLLHNMHGPFHGLPRTAGWGYPEPYTRDLLISILGIVVSGNELLVNSIRKVLETLAINQSERGHIPSLVHDSDDRGASDTTPLFLLGVGIYRQIINEPDFLKEAVQKALVWMEYQSPSDMYLVAQQPTSDWRDEQWVLGYGLFVNTLTYSFLKILNQSKRADNLYHEMKRFTITGGVIHHHVHEGLVLKHKPYYAFWAYKVYSSERFDLLGNCIAILSGIASPKRADEMISWIETECEEMKNKGLLAVDLPPNFFPYTNPNDPDWHDRYSEFNNPGDYHNGGIWPFICGFYVAALVAAKRFALAEQKLIILTECLKKTNLLTESAANNNEKSSNYINEANMEFGFNEWIKAQDGEPKGQNWQTWSAAMYLYAAKCVEEKTTPFFDEMRK
- a CDS encoding glycosyltransferase family 4 protein — encoded protein: MKVLVLYDYPPSPGGLATQGDLLYKGLLELGVDAHAVHFDSAQEKEWYYRWFEPDVVVGIGYWGHTPQLILHPQRYGIQPVPWLVADGYIANYQEVLNELPLILVTSHWVKEMYVRDGINGDKIEVLPVGCDTDSFKAYDKNDPKILDVRESLGISPDQLMILTVGGDAASKGAQEVMQALSIIDTKAPDWKYVCKVWPQQRTKSQNLEDLQIASNLGIEKNITYTTNTISRNFMPYLIGACDIYAAPSRLEGFGMPQVEAGACEKPVIGIKAMGMLDTLIDGKTAFLANVAKKIVVNEVILGDESGFENNYKVIFNEPRTVDYRANVQDIASGLLTLMNDAELRKKMGKEGRKRVVENFDYRIVAKKFIAIMNDKLGLK
- a CDS encoding PIG-L family deacetylase produces the protein MDAKLNRSVLIIVAHPDDEILWAGGTILSNPYWNYFIICLCRKNDEDRSSKFCKVLKILNAQGIMGNLDDGPEQRSLETIEVEQHLLDLLPQKHFDLIITHSPKGEYTKHLRHEEVSRAVIMLWSEGKIYADALWAFAYEDGEKKYFPRAIEKASYFETLKNEIWIKKYKLITETYGFEENSWEAKTTPKVEAFWIFNNSDDAIQFLNK
- a CDS encoding ArsR/SmtB family transcription factor, which codes for MNYVELFKALSNKSRLQMLEWLKEPELNFPEQLVAGFEHGVCVGQIQAKAGLTQSTVSEYLSILQRAGFIESKRVGQWTYYKRNEKAFTALSELIESNL
- a CDS encoding NADH:flavin oxidoreductase — translated: MNTNSLFTPFNLKTLNLKNRIVMAPMTRSFSPNGVPTDKVAAYYQKRAEGKVGLILSEGTVINRPSSSNDANVPHFYGDQSLAGWKKVIDGVHAVGGQMGPQIWHMGIMDNHHSGWVPPVPFEGPSGLNRPGFSNGNTMTIKDIEDTIVAFGQAAADAKRLGFDCIEIHGAHDYLIDQFFWDATNQRTDVYGGKSLAERTRFAVEVIKEIRKQVGEDFAVIMRISQFKPADYNFKLAKTPQEMEAWLTPLIDAGVDILHCSQRRFWEPEFEENDLNFAGWAKKITGKPTITVGSVGLSSDFFGAFAGESSQPTSLDELIRRLDRGDFDLVAVGRPLLADPNWVAKIESGKMDQLIGFSKEALGELVL